Proteins encoded together in one Ipomoea triloba cultivar NCNSP0323 chromosome 4, ASM357664v1 window:
- the LOC116014870 gene encoding lignin-forming anionic peroxidase-like, whose translation QLSPTFYENTCPNALNIIRTAVRQAMSTERRMAASLVRLHFHDCFVQGCDASILLDESPTIKSEKTALPNLGSVRGYDVIEAAKGELEKACPGIVSCADVLSVAARDATVAVGGLSWTVKLGRRDSTMTSRTIDLPSPFANLDMLISSFASKGLNTRDMVALSGAHTLGQAQCFLFRDRIYGNRTDIDAGFANTRRRNCPKDTGNGNLPLLDLVTPNSFDNNYYKNLLQKKGLLQSDQSLFNGGATDSIVSEYARSPQAFQVDFASAMIKMSEIQPLTGQNGIFRKICSALN comes from the coding sequence CAATTGTCCCCTACATTTTACGAAAACACATGCCCTAACGCTCTCAACATCATTCGCACTGCCGTAAGACAAGCCATGTCCACTGAGCGTCGCATGGCTGCTTCCTTGGTTCGTCTCCATTTCCACGACTGCTTTGTCCAGGGTTGCGATGCTTCTATCTTATTGGACGAGTCACCGACCATCAAGAGCGAAAAGACAGCGTTGCCCAACCTTGGCTCTGTCAGGGGTTATGATGTAATAGAGGCTGCAAAGGGCGAGCTAGAGAAAGCTTGTCCCGGTATCGTATCTTGTGCTGATGTATTGTCTGTGGCTGCACGTGATGCGACTGTTGCTGTGGGAGGTCTGTCTTGGACAGTGAAGCTGGGAAGAAGAGATTCCACCATGACTAGTCGTACCATAGATCTCCCTAGCCCTTTCGCTAATCTAGATATGCTTATATCCAGCTTTGCAAGCAAAGGCCTTAATACAAGAGACATGGTTGCCTTGTCTGGTGCACATACTCTTGGCCAAGCTCAATGCTTCCTATTTCGTGATAGAATATATGGCAACCGTACTGACATTGATGCCGGTTTTGCTAACACTAGAAGACGAAATTGTCCAAAAGacactggaaatggaaattTGCCACTCCTTGATTTGGTGACACCGAATTCATTTGATAACAACTACTATAAGAACCTATTGCAAAAGAAAGGTCTGCTTCAATCGGATCAAAGTCTATTCAACGGTGGAGCAACTGACAGTATTGTTTCAGAGTACGCAAGGAGTCCTCAAGCATTCCAAGTAGATTTCGCATCAGCAATGATTAAAATGTCTGAAATTCAGCCGCTCACAGGTCAAAATGGGATCTTTAGGAAGATATGCAGTGCTTTGAACTag